A region of the Fusobacteria bacterium ZRK30 genome:
TTGACCTAAAGACATTACACCTTGTCCACCAAATCCAGCAGCGATTACTTTCTCATTCATTATTTATCCCCTCCTTCAGGAGTTCTGATATTACCTAATGGGTAATATGGAATCATGTTTTCTTCTAACCACTTTAATGAGTCAACAGGAGTCATTCCCCAGTTTGTAGGACAAGTAGATAATACTTCTACGATTCCAAAACCTTCACCATTTATTTGCATTTCAAATGCTTTTTTTATGGCAGCTTTAGTTTTTCTAACACCAGCAGGGTTATGAACAGTAGCTCTTTCAACGAATTTAGCTCCGTCTAAAGTAGCTAACATCTCAGACATTCTCATAGGCATTCCAACTTTTTTAGGATCTCTTCCCAATGGAGCTGTAGTAGCTTTTTGACCTACTAAAGTAGTAGGAGCCATTTGCCCACCAGTCATTCCATAGATAGCATTGTTGATGAATATAGTTGTGAATTTTTCTCCTCTAGCAGCAGCATGAACGATCTCAGCAGCACCGATAGAAGCTAAATCTCCATCACCTTGATAAGTAAATACTACTTTATCAGGATGAACTCTTTTG
Encoded here:
- a CDS encoding thiamine pyrophosphate-dependent enzyme, encoding MAVVFKETKGLTDAKTHYCPGCTHGIVHRLVGEVLEELGVLGETIGVAPVGCSVLAYKYFNCDVHQAAHGRAPAVATGIKRVHPDKVVFTYQGDGDLASIGAAEIVHAAARGEKFTTIFINNAIYGMTGGQMAPTTLVGQKATTAPLGRDPKKVGMPMRMSEMLATLDGAKFVERATVHNPAGVRKTKAAIKKAFEMQINGEGFGIVEVLSTCPTNWGMTPVDSLKWLEENMIPYYPLGNIRTPEGGDK